In Ensifer adhaerens, a single window of DNA contains:
- a CDS encoding cryptochrome/photolyase family protein, which yields MNRCRRLIFIFGDHLSHRISSLNGADPQRDVVLMCEVVEEATYVRHHKKKIVLIFSAMRHFADELRIRGFSVRYVRLDDADNSGSFTGELSRAVDMLSPDCVVVTEPGEWRVREDVLRWQSMFGVPVDVRPDGRFLCSHEEFTAWADGRRTLTMEFFYRHMRRRTKLLMQEDDPVGGRWNFDSENRAPAKPDLFRPARLKFKPDTTTREVIDLVERRFSGHMGTAEDFNFAVTCSDAQDAAEVFIRDFLPLFGKTQDAMLRDDALLNHSVLSPYLNLGLLDPIELCKAAERAYLEGSAPLNAVEGFIRQIIGWREYVRGMYWRFMPEYAHRNVFNASRPLPDFFWTGKTDMACLATTINDTIDNAYAHHIQRLMVTGNFAMLAGLDPFALHEWYLEVYADAFEWVELPNVIGMSQFADGGLLGSKPYCASGSYISRMSDYCEGCKYDVRKKAGTSACPFNSLFWDFLDRHAEQLSTNRRLQRSYATWSRMTEDRRNEYRQSASAFLQRLDEGLGV from the coding sequence ATGAACCGCTGTCGCAGACTGATTTTCATTTTTGGCGACCATCTGTCCCACAGGATCTCAAGCTTGAACGGGGCTGATCCGCAAAGAGATGTCGTTCTGATGTGCGAGGTGGTCGAAGAGGCCACCTACGTGAGGCATCACAAAAAGAAGATTGTGCTGATCTTTTCAGCCATGCGGCATTTCGCGGATGAATTGCGCATCCGCGGGTTTTCTGTGCGCTACGTGCGGCTCGACGATGCGGACAATTCAGGATCCTTCACCGGCGAATTGAGCAGGGCCGTCGATATGCTTTCACCGGACTGTGTCGTCGTGACCGAGCCCGGAGAGTGGCGTGTCCGAGAGGACGTTTTGCGTTGGCAGTCTATGTTCGGGGTTCCGGTCGACGTTCGTCCCGACGGCCGTTTCTTATGCTCCCATGAGGAGTTTACGGCTTGGGCAGATGGGCGACGCACACTTACCATGGAGTTCTTCTATCGGCACATGCGTCGTAGAACCAAGCTTCTGATGCAGGAAGACGATCCCGTCGGCGGCCGGTGGAACTTCGATTCGGAAAACCGAGCCCCCGCCAAACCGGACCTCTTTCGCCCTGCTCGACTGAAATTCAAACCCGACACGACGACCCGCGAAGTCATCGATCTCGTGGAGCGCCGGTTTTCTGGACATATGGGTACGGCGGAAGATTTCAACTTCGCGGTAACTTGCTCCGATGCTCAAGATGCGGCTGAAGTTTTCATTCGTGATTTTCTGCCGCTTTTTGGCAAAACGCAGGATGCGATGCTGAGAGACGACGCCCTCCTCAATCATTCCGTCCTTTCACCGTACTTGAACCTCGGTTTGCTCGACCCCATCGAGCTTTGCAAGGCAGCGGAACGCGCTTACCTCGAAGGCAGCGCGCCCCTTAATGCCGTTGAGGGCTTCATCAGGCAGATCATTGGCTGGCGGGAATATGTGCGCGGAATGTATTGGCGCTTCATGCCCGAATACGCCCACCGGAACGTTTTTAATGCATCGCGCCCCCTACCCGACTTCTTCTGGACGGGAAAGACGGACATGGCGTGCCTTGCGACGACGATCAACGACACCATCGACAACGCCTACGCGCACCACATACAGCGTCTGATGGTGACCGGGAATTTCGCAATGCTTGCGGGCCTTGACCCGTTTGCGCTCCACGAATGGTACCTGGAAGTTTATGCGGATGCCTTCGAATGGGTCGAGCTTCCAAATGTGATCGGCATGAGCCAGTTCGCGGACGGAGGCTTGCTGGGATCAAAGCCCTACTGTGCCAGTGGCTCATACATTTCTCGCATGTCGGATTATTGCGAGGGCTGCAAATACGATGTCCGAAAGAAGGCCGGAACGTCCGCCTGCCCGTTCAATTCTCTCTTTTGGGACTTTCTGGACCGCCATGCGGAGCAGCTTTCTACGAACCGGCGGCTTCAACGATCCTACGCCACCTGGAGCCGTATGACGGAAGACCGGAGAAATGAATATCGGCAAAGCGCCAGCGCTTTCTTGCAACGTCTGGACGAGGGTCTTGGTGTTTAG
- a CDS encoding MurR/RpiR family transcriptional regulator, which yields MKENLHTPLTWNAEADRRFATSPLGLELSSLLRDGSASQRALSGFVLRDPMFVATHGIEELASATGTSASSVSRYVRDLGLASFSEFRSSIAAMVSELIAPVAKLDASIRDLDKRSQGVELSIEVTGSNIDALKSPQTAEYIRLACGDIRAARRVFVIGFGLSAHLAAMLVLSLQPYRDEVVNVAQYGGTESAAARAMSIGEGDVLVAISFPRYSRDVVEIVRYARDKKAKIVAITDSPAAPLAQFAERLLLAPSRHPVLSATNVPALAIIEALASDFMLADPENVRRAEQLAKAISSYLTEGD from the coding sequence ATGAAAGAAAATTTGCATACACCCCTCACCTGGAACGCGGAGGCCGATCGACGCTTTGCGACCTCTCCTCTAGGCCTGGAACTTAGCAGTCTCCTGCGGGACGGATCAGCGTCTCAGCGGGCACTGTCCGGTTTTGTGCTGAGGGACCCGATGTTCGTGGCAACGCACGGCATCGAGGAACTCGCTTCCGCAACGGGAACTTCGGCTTCGAGCGTCAGCCGCTATGTTCGAGACCTCGGATTGGCGAGCTTTTCGGAGTTTCGCTCGTCCATTGCCGCTATGGTGAGCGAATTGATTGCGCCTGTCGCCAAGCTCGATGCGTCGATCAGAGACCTCGATAAACGTAGCCAGGGTGTTGAACTTAGCATCGAGGTGACGGGCTCCAACATCGACGCGCTCAAGAGCCCGCAAACTGCCGAATACATACGCCTTGCTTGCGGCGACATAAGAGCGGCCCGAAGGGTATTCGTGATAGGCTTTGGCCTTTCGGCGCACCTCGCGGCAATGTTGGTCCTTTCGTTGCAACCTTATCGCGACGAAGTTGTAAATGTCGCTCAGTACGGAGGAACGGAGTCGGCTGCCGCGCGCGCGATGTCGATTGGAGAAGGCGACGTACTGGTTGCAATATCTTTTCCCAGGTATTCCAGGGATGTTGTCGAGATCGTCAGATATGCGCGTGACAAAAAGGCGAAAATTGTCGCCATAACGGATTCTCCAGCCGCTCCGCTGGCTCAATTCGCCGAACGATTGCTTCTCGCCCCATCCAGACACCCGGTCCTTTCGGCCACAAACGTCCCGGCCCTGGCAATCATCGAAGCCCTGGCGTCCGACTTCATGCTGGCGGATCCTGAAAATGTCAGGCGAGCGGAGCAGCTTGCCAAGGCTATTTCGTCGTATCTCACCGAGGGCGATTGA
- a CDS encoding transporter substrate-binding domain-containing protein encodes MRMKFLASIVATTMLAGTAFAEDLRIGVEGNYPPFSVVAPDGTLSGFDIDIANAICAKMNKNCVMVQQEWDGMIPALNAKKFDIIVASMTINEKRKKVVDFSNPYYDVPSRWVARRGDYKSWSPEELKGKTIIVLRNSPRAEYVAKNYPDSTILAVDKEPAVYLELAAGRGDIAFGSSVVSAESFLKKPEGKDFEQVGDTLFLGEDADGGVGIAVRKSDGALREEVNTALSSIMTDGTYKQLSGKYFDFDVTPQSAKK; translated from the coding sequence ATGCGAATGAAATTTCTCGCTTCAATCGTTGCCACAACGATGCTCGCCGGCACTGCGTTTGCGGAGGATCTCCGCATCGGCGTGGAAGGAAACTATCCGCCCTTCTCCGTCGTCGCTCCCGATGGAACGCTCTCCGGCTTCGATATCGACATCGCTAATGCGATCTGTGCGAAGATGAACAAGAATTGCGTGATGGTGCAGCAGGAATGGGACGGGATGATCCCGGCGCTCAATGCCAAGAAGTTCGATATCATCGTGGCCTCGATGACGATTAACGAAAAGCGCAAGAAGGTCGTCGACTTTTCCAACCCCTACTATGACGTCCCGTCGCGATGGGTGGCGCGCAGGGGTGACTACAAGAGCTGGTCGCCGGAAGAGCTAAAGGGCAAGACGATCATCGTCCTGCGCAACTCTCCGCGTGCGGAGTATGTTGCGAAGAATTACCCTGACAGCACCATTCTGGCGGTGGACAAGGAGCCGGCCGTCTACCTGGAACTGGCGGCTGGACGCGGCGACATCGCCTTCGGATCGTCGGTGGTTTCGGCCGAATCTTTCCTGAAGAAGCCGGAAGGGAAGGATTTCGAGCAAGTCGGGGACACCCTCTTCCTGGGCGAAGACGCCGACGGCGGCGTCGGGATCGCCGTGCGCAAGTCAGATGGCGCTCTGCGCGAGGAAGTTAATACCGCTCTGTCTTCCATCATGACCGACGGTACCTACAAGCAGCTGTCGGGCAAATACTTCGACTTCGACGTGACGCCGCAATCGGCAAAGAAGTAG
- a CDS encoding ABC transporter permease → MFQGYLPMILEGLSVTLSVASVSLAIACVIGLIGASAKVYGGKAARLSAAAYTTTVRALPDLLVMLVVFYGGQILLNSISETHGWGYLDVDPYIAGVSTIGFVFGAYLTETFRGAILSVPAGQIEAGFAYGLSRFQVAFYILLPQMIRHAVPGLTNTWLVMLKATALVSIIGLDDMVHRAGLASAATREPFTFYALIGLIYLAVTTCSVLLFGALEKASSRGVRSGGAA, encoded by the coding sequence ATGTTCCAAGGTTATCTACCGATGATACTGGAGGGGCTTAGTGTGACCCTCAGCGTGGCGTCGGTCTCACTGGCGATCGCCTGTGTTATCGGCCTGATTGGCGCGTCCGCAAAGGTCTACGGCGGGAAGGCGGCAAGATTGTCGGCTGCCGCGTACACGACGACGGTGCGCGCTTTGCCGGATCTGCTCGTAATGCTCGTGGTCTTCTATGGCGGCCAGATCCTGCTCAATTCCATTTCTGAAACCCATGGGTGGGGTTATCTCGATGTCGACCCCTACATAGCCGGCGTCAGCACGATCGGTTTTGTATTCGGAGCTTACCTGACCGAAACGTTCAGGGGAGCGATCCTCAGCGTGCCGGCGGGTCAGATCGAGGCCGGTTTCGCATACGGTCTTTCACGCTTCCAGGTGGCCTTCTACATTCTGCTGCCGCAGATGATCCGGCATGCCGTGCCTGGCCTTACGAATACGTGGCTGGTCATGTTGAAGGCGACAGCCCTGGTGTCGATCATCGGGCTTGACGACATGGTCCACCGGGCCGGGCTTGCGTCTGCGGCCACGCGGGAACCATTTACGTTCTACGCGCTGATCGGCCTCATCTATCTCGCCGTCACCACATGTTCGGTCCTCCTCTTCGGAGCGCTTGAGAAGGCATCCTCACGCGGCGTTCGCAGCGGAGGTGCGGCATGA
- a CDS encoding ABC transporter permease, which yields MIDWEIVADNLPAFAGGLVNTLILLATVIVSGFAISVPLALMRSTRSSYVSRAVWLFTYVIRGTPLLVQLFIIYYGMAQFEFVRSSALWPLFRSPWFCAWLALTINTVAYTTEIFAGAIRTTAPGEIEAARSIGLSRAAVLRYVIWPSAWRRALPQYGNEVVMMMHATALASTVTIVEVMRVARDVYTNYLVLTESFGVAAAIYLCLTIGLTALFRRLEKHFLRHLSRSEAPNAKVQPAERLNPKVA from the coding sequence ATGATCGACTGGGAAATCGTCGCCGATAACCTGCCGGCATTTGCGGGCGGTCTGGTAAACACTTTAATCCTGTTGGCAACCGTCATCGTCAGCGGTTTTGCGATCTCGGTGCCCCTGGCGCTCATGCGCTCGACGCGTTCGTCCTATGTCTCTCGCGCGGTTTGGCTGTTCACCTACGTCATCCGCGGCACGCCGCTTCTTGTTCAGCTGTTTATCATCTACTACGGCATGGCCCAGTTCGAATTCGTGCGCAGCAGCGCGCTCTGGCCGCTATTCCGTTCTCCGTGGTTTTGCGCGTGGCTTGCGCTGACGATCAACACGGTCGCCTATACGACGGAGATATTTGCCGGCGCGATCCGAACCACAGCGCCAGGCGAAATTGAAGCGGCGCGATCGATCGGCTTGAGCCGCGCCGCGGTTCTCCGATACGTGATCTGGCCATCAGCCTGGCGTCGCGCGCTGCCGCAATACGGCAACGAGGTGGTAATGATGATGCATGCCACCGCTCTTGCAAGCACGGTGACGATTGTCGAAGTGATGCGGGTCGCCCGGGACGTCTACACGAATTATCTGGTCCTAACCGAATCTTTCGGCGTCGCCGCCGCAATTTACCTGTGTCTGACCATTGGTCTCACCGCTTTGTTCCGTCGGCTCGAGAAGCACTTTTTGCGGCATCTCTCCCGCTCGGAGGCTCCGAACGCCAAAGTGCAGCCAGCCGAACGCCTCAATCCGAAAGTTGCATGA
- a CDS encoding succinylglutamate desuccinylase/aspartoacylase family protein, which yields MMKETIFEIEGQGPGTRHSLKCVEFGQQGDTPLVYIQGGLHADEAPGIIVAHALCETLAELEAADAIFGCVRVVPVANPVGLSQFSLGQQEGRFDLYDGRNFNRHYPDFGPKLAARLSDRLGRDASANTAAIRTELMALIEEWDVVTPSDNVRKCLMKLAIDADYVLDLHCDGEAEVHLYTQPHFAQTFASLATRLQARAVLLAEISGLNPFDEALVRPWLDLARALPDADIPLGCASTTVELRGRSDVDRRRARSDAAAIVEFLRDLGVVKGSAGQAPAKLCEPTPLAGSEAVISPSAGVVSYALDLGHQVSAGDVIAEIIDPLSGTVTAVKAQTSGVFYARADSRIAERGKRLGKIAGNDVFRIGPLLSP from the coding sequence ATGATGAAAGAGACAATCTTTGAAATCGAAGGTCAGGGACCCGGCACTCGGCATAGCTTGAAATGTGTCGAATTCGGGCAGCAGGGGGACACGCCACTCGTTTATATCCAAGGTGGTCTTCATGCCGACGAGGCTCCCGGCATCATCGTCGCGCATGCGCTTTGCGAGACGTTGGCGGAGCTTGAGGCGGCCGACGCGATCTTCGGCTGCGTTAGGGTCGTTCCGGTTGCCAATCCGGTTGGTTTGTCGCAGTTTTCGCTCGGTCAGCAGGAAGGCCGTTTCGATCTCTATGACGGACGGAACTTCAACCGGCATTATCCCGATTTCGGACCTAAGCTTGCCGCTCGGCTTTCTGACCGGTTGGGCAGAGACGCTAGCGCCAACACGGCCGCCATACGCACCGAGTTGATGGCCCTGATTGAGGAATGGGACGTCGTCACCCCTTCGGACAACGTCCGAAAATGCCTTATGAAACTTGCGATCGACGCCGATTATGTGCTGGATCTTCACTGCGACGGGGAAGCCGAGGTTCATCTCTACACCCAACCGCATTTCGCACAGACGTTTGCGTCGCTGGCGACGCGCCTTCAAGCACGAGCAGTTCTCCTGGCTGAGATTTCAGGACTCAATCCGTTCGACGAAGCCCTCGTGCGCCCATGGTTGGATCTGGCAAGAGCGCTTCCCGACGCGGACATCCCGCTTGGCTGCGCATCGACCACCGTTGAGCTGCGCGGTCGAAGCGATGTCGATCGCCGCCGTGCCCGGAGCGACGCTGCGGCCATCGTCGAGTTCCTTCGCGATCTGGGAGTCGTCAAGGGTTCGGCGGGGCAAGCGCCGGCGAAGTTGTGTGAGCCCACCCCGCTTGCCGGTTCAGAAGCTGTCATTTCACCGTCTGCGGGGGTCGTGAGTTACGCACTCGACCTTGGCCATCAGGTAAGCGCTGGTGATGTGATCGCTGAGATCATCGACCCGCTTTCAGGCACGGTGACAGCCGTGAAGGCGCAAACATCAGGCGTGTTCTACGCACGCGCTGACAGCCGCATCGCCGAGCGCGGCAAACGCCTCGGCAAGATCGCCGGCAACGATGTGTTCCGCATCGGTCCACTTTTAAGCCCATGA
- a CDS encoding ABC transporter ATP-binding protein — protein MTAMLEVTNIRKRFGTVEVLKGISLSARRGDVISMIGASGSGKSTFLRCLNFLEHPSEGSYRFQGEKLDLRKASSGDLTVQDPKKLASMRSRLSMVFQQFNLWSHMTAKENVMLGPMRVQGISRAEAAERADAYLAKVGVSHRRDAFPAFLSGGEQQRVAIARALAMEPEIMLFDEPTSALDPELVGEVLRVMRGLAEEGRTMIVVTHEMAFARDVGNHVIFLSQGVIEEQGDPRNVLSNPGSERLRSFLSSRDMS, from the coding sequence ATGACGGCGATGCTCGAAGTGACCAACATCCGAAAGAGGTTCGGGACCGTTGAGGTGCTCAAAGGCATCTCGCTCAGCGCGAGGCGCGGAGATGTGATTTCCATGATCGGCGCGTCGGGCTCCGGCAAAAGCACGTTCTTGCGATGCCTCAATTTTCTGGAGCACCCGTCTGAGGGCAGCTATCGGTTTCAGGGAGAAAAACTTGACCTGAGGAAGGCGTCGAGCGGAGACCTGACGGTACAGGACCCCAAGAAGCTTGCTTCGATGCGCTCGCGGTTATCAATGGTCTTTCAGCAATTTAACCTGTGGAGCCACATGACGGCGAAGGAGAACGTGATGCTGGGGCCAATGCGCGTGCAGGGGATAAGCCGCGCCGAGGCAGCCGAACGAGCCGACGCATACTTGGCAAAAGTTGGCGTGTCGCACCGTCGCGACGCATTTCCGGCATTTCTCTCAGGTGGAGAACAGCAACGAGTAGCAATCGCCCGGGCGCTCGCGATGGAACCGGAGATCATGCTTTTCGACGAGCCTACCTCGGCGCTTGATCCTGAGCTTGTCGGCGAGGTGCTACGGGTAATGCGGGGATTGGCCGAGGAAGGAAGAACCATGATCGTCGTCACCCACGAAATGGCGTTTGCCCGCGACGTTGGCAATCATGTCATCTTCCTCAGCCAGGGTGTGATCGAGGAGCAGGGCGATCCACGCAATGTTCTGAGCAACCCGGGTTCCGAACGTCTTCGAAGCTTTCTTTCTTCGCGCGATATGAGTTGA
- a CDS encoding DUF2177 family protein, whose product MTYAISYVATAIVFLGFDFLWLTGSSKFYRSRIGELLLDQPNLIAAAAFYVIYVTGVSYFAVMPALSSGRWTVALVSGALLGLVAFGTYDMTNLATIKGWSLQVSLVDIVWGVFITTASALAGYFSVWAVQKLI is encoded by the coding sequence ATGACCTACGCGATATCCTACGTGGCGACAGCGATCGTCTTCCTCGGCTTTGATTTTTTGTGGTTGACTGGGTCGTCGAAGTTCTATCGCAGTCGAATTGGAGAGCTTCTGCTCGACCAGCCAAATCTGATTGCCGCAGCTGCTTTCTACGTCATCTATGTCACCGGTGTTTCCTATTTTGCCGTCATGCCTGCGCTCAGCTCCGGTCGTTGGACGGTAGCACTGGTATCGGGAGCTCTGCTCGGCCTTGTCGCTTTCGGCACCTACGACATGACAAATCTGGCGACAATTAAGGGATGGTCGTTGCAGGTCAGCTTGGTGGACATCGTGTGGGGTGTCTTCATAACCACGGCGTCCGCTCTCGCAGGATATTTTTCCGTTTGGGCGGTACAAAAGCTGATTTGA
- a CDS encoding ChrR family anti-sigma-E factor, producing the protein MNIRHHVSDELLVGYASGTLEEGWRLAVATHLALCPNCRTRLTLMENTAGELLESMEPVPIEVSSFDRLKERLRTAESPPSVSPKQPARVVKAVSPPTIPEPLRSYLGGDLAELKWKSLGRGAYHIPIKLADRSTTARLLRIPAGKPVPEHSHGGRELTLVLSGSFNDGELLFARGDIEEADTSVEHQPMATPGQDCICLAVTDAPLRFRSWFMRLLQPVLRI; encoded by the coding sequence ATGAATATCCGTCATCATGTGAGCGACGAATTGCTGGTGGGATATGCATCCGGCACGCTTGAAGAGGGTTGGCGGCTTGCTGTTGCTACGCATCTTGCGTTGTGCCCGAACTGCCGGACAAGACTGACTTTGATGGAGAATACGGCCGGAGAGCTGCTCGAGAGCATGGAGCCAGTGCCAATAGAAGTCTCGTCCTTCGATCGGTTGAAAGAGCGCCTACGAACCGCGGAATCTCCCCCAAGCGTCTCGCCGAAGCAACCCGCGAGAGTAGTGAAAGCCGTTTCGCCACCAACCATTCCGGAACCGTTGCGATCCTATCTTGGAGGAGATCTGGCGGAGCTGAAATGGAAGTCCCTGGGACGCGGCGCGTATCATATTCCAATCAAACTCGCCGATCGGTCTACAACGGCGCGCCTGCTTCGCATACCTGCTGGAAAACCCGTGCCTGAACACAGTCACGGAGGGCGCGAATTGACACTCGTGCTCAGCGGCAGCTTCAATGACGGAGAGCTCTTGTTCGCCCGCGGCGATATTGAGGAGGCAGACACGAGCGTTGAACACCAGCCCATGGCAACGCCTGGGCAAGACTGTATCTGTCTGGCGGTAACCGACGCGCCGCTCAGGTTCCGGAGCTGGTTTATGCGTTTGCTACAACCTGTGCTTCGGATCTGA
- a CDS encoding sigma-70 family RNA polymerase sigma factor produces MIQEAEGTVTGAMETILAISATAGPDIPFVRPGHEPLVDLGRHKKRGRMVEPAGELTKDEACSLLEAVGRKRDIESFEALFRYYAPRVKAYMARLTRDPNIAEELMQEVMITVWNKAGQFEATRGNAGTWIFTIARNLRIDAYRKNRRPDFDVNDPAFVADDAKSAENELAERQDATRLKDAMKDLPQEQIQLLKLSFFDDCSHSAIATKLNLPLGTVKSRIRLAFARLRAALEDGK; encoded by the coding sequence ATGATCCAAGAAGCCGAAGGCACCGTAACTGGTGCCATGGAGACAATTCTTGCGATTTCGGCTACCGCTGGTCCAGATATCCCATTTGTTCGACCTGGGCATGAGCCGCTGGTCGACCTTGGGAGGCATAAGAAGCGTGGACGCATGGTAGAGCCGGCCGGGGAACTGACTAAAGATGAAGCCTGCTCTCTGCTCGAGGCAGTCGGTCGCAAGCGAGATATCGAATCTTTCGAGGCGCTGTTCCGCTATTACGCTCCGCGCGTAAAGGCCTATATGGCGCGCCTTACGCGTGATCCAAACATCGCCGAGGAATTGATGCAGGAAGTGATGATCACCGTTTGGAACAAGGCAGGCCAGTTCGAAGCGACACGCGGTAACGCAGGTACGTGGATCTTCACGATTGCCCGCAACCTTCGTATTGACGCCTACCGCAAGAACCGGAGGCCGGATTTTGACGTCAATGACCCCGCATTTGTGGCAGACGATGCCAAAAGCGCGGAGAACGAGCTGGCGGAACGCCAGGATGCGACCCGGTTGAAGGACGCCATGAAGGACTTGCCTCAGGAACAGATCCAATTGCTGAAGCTGTCGTTCTTCGACGATTGTTCTCACAGTGCGATTGCCACCAAGCTGAACCTGCCGCTCGGAACGGTGAAGTCGAGAATCCGACTTGCTTTTGCCAGGCTTCGGGCTGCGCTGGAGGACGGAAAATGA
- a CDS encoding NAD(P)/FAD-dependent oxidoreductase, producing MRFDRGMRGEFGQRRVAVIGAGISGMSAAWLLGKSLDVVLYESGDKPGGHANTVVAPTASGPVPVDTGFIVYNDRNYPNLVALFDHLNVPTQASNMSFSASLDGGAFEYSGSGLSGLFAQPLNALRPRFWRILSDILRFYRAAPGALNCRNLASKTLGQYLDENGYSQAFITDHLLPMGAAIWSTTTTRMRDYPLHAFIRFCDSHGLLALTDRPRWRTVTGGSREYVDRLMSDYSGELRTGRAVREIRREVGTVVITDRDGNRDTFTDVVIATHADRALAMLAEPDARERELLSAIGYTSNKAVLHTDASLMPKRRNVWSSWNYIGASDDCGERQLCVTYWMNRLQGIDPATPLFVTLNPHQKIASERIIATFDYDHPLFDQRALVSQKELWRLQGRGGVWFCGAHFGSGFHEDGLQSGLAVAEAISGERRPWTVRDDSGRLPSEIGYAAAQ from the coding sequence ATGCGGTTTGATCGGGGTATGAGGGGTGAATTCGGGCAACGGCGTGTGGCTGTCATTGGCGCCGGTATTTCGGGGATGTCCGCGGCCTGGCTACTCGGTAAAAGCTTGGACGTGGTACTATACGAGTCCGGCGACAAGCCCGGAGGTCATGCAAATACAGTTGTCGCCCCTACGGCTTCTGGGCCGGTTCCCGTCGACACAGGGTTCATTGTTTACAACGATCGCAACTATCCCAACCTTGTTGCGCTGTTTGACCACCTCAACGTCCCGACCCAAGCATCCAACATGTCGTTCTCCGCGTCTTTGGATGGCGGGGCATTCGAATACTCGGGCTCTGGTTTGTCAGGCTTGTTTGCTCAGCCCTTGAACGCACTTCGTCCGCGCTTTTGGAGGATATTGTCAGACATTTTGCGCTTCTATCGCGCCGCTCCCGGGGCCCTCAATTGTCGGAATCTGGCTAGCAAGACACTGGGTCAGTATCTCGACGAGAATGGCTATAGCCAGGCTTTCATTACCGACCATCTCCTTCCCATGGGCGCTGCGATCTGGTCTACGACGACCACGCGCATGCGCGATTATCCCCTGCATGCCTTCATTCGGTTCTGCGATAGTCATGGCTTGCTTGCATTGACGGACAGACCTCGCTGGCGAACCGTGACCGGCGGAAGCCGAGAATATGTTGACAGGCTGATGTCGGACTATTCCGGCGAGCTTCGAACAGGAAGGGCAGTCCGCGAGATCCGCCGCGAGGTGGGGACGGTGGTCATAACCGATCGTGATGGCAATCGTGACACGTTCACGGATGTGGTCATCGCGACTCACGCCGACCGGGCCCTGGCGATGCTTGCTGAGCCTGACGCACGTGAAAGAGAGCTGTTGTCGGCAATCGGTTACACGAGCAATAAGGCGGTTCTGCACACGGATGCGTCATTGATGCCCAAGCGGCGAAATGTGTGGTCGAGCTGGAACTACATTGGCGCGTCGGATGATTGCGGTGAACGCCAGCTGTGTGTGACCTACTGGATGAACCGGTTGCAAGGCATCGATCCGGCAACGCCACTTTTTGTGACGCTCAACCCGCATCAAAAGATAGCCAGTGAGCGGATAATCGCGACGTTCGACTATGACCACCCACTGTTCGATCAGCGAGCCTTGGTGTCTCAGAAGGAGCTTTGGCGTCTCCAGGGACGGGGCGGTGTCTGGTTTTGCGGGGCGCACTTCGGGAGCGGATTCCATGAGGACGGTTTGCAGTCCGGGCTTGCGGTTGCCGAGGCCATCTCCGGCGAGCGGCGTCCATGGACGGTCCGCGACGATTCTGGCCGGCTCCCCTCCGAGATCGGTTACGCGGCGGCTCAATGA
- a CDS encoding DUF1365 domain-containing protein: protein MSRSALYSGQVWHVRLRPRRHRLSYRVFSLLLDLDELASLDSKLRLFGHNRFALFSFRDSDHGDGEVGALRSWVERQLSEAGVDVKQLRIRVLCYPRILGYVFNPLTVFYCEASDGQVRAVLYEVCNTFHERHTYVIPVSDDHGGAIRQSCVKELYVSPFVPMDCRYEFNLRPPGETVFVGITENDCDGRLLTAVFSGEREEISDKRLFLTFLKHPLMTVKVMGAIHWEALKIWLKGMPLHRHRPADLRVATTIVSRFEQKDTLA, encoded by the coding sequence ATGTCGAGGTCGGCTCTTTACAGCGGGCAAGTGTGGCACGTTCGGCTTAGGCCCCGCCGGCATAGGCTTTCCTACAGGGTCTTTTCGCTGCTCCTCGATCTGGACGAGTTGGCTTCGCTGGACAGCAAGCTGCGCCTGTTCGGCCATAATCGCTTTGCTCTGTTCAGTTTTCGCGACAGCGATCACGGGGATGGTGAAGTAGGCGCGCTTCGCAGTTGGGTCGAACGGCAGCTGTCTGAGGCCGGAGTGGACGTGAAGCAGCTGCGTATCCGTGTGCTATGTTATCCCCGCATACTTGGCTACGTTTTCAACCCTTTGACGGTCTTTTACTGTGAGGCAAGCGATGGCCAAGTCCGGGCCGTTCTCTATGAGGTCTGCAACACATTCCACGAACGCCATACCTATGTCATTCCGGTGAGCGACGACCACGGCGGAGCGATCCGGCAGTCGTGCGTCAAAGAACTCTACGTTTCTCCATTTGTACCCATGGATTGCCGCTACGAGTTCAACCTCAGGCCGCCGGGGGAAACCGTGTTCGTCGGCATAACCGAAAACGATTGTGACGGGCGACTTCTTACGGCTGTATTTTCCGGAGAAAGGGAAGAGATCTCGGATAAGAGGCTTTTTCTAACCTTCCTGAAACATCCCCTCATGACTGTAAAAGTAATGGGTGCGATCCATTGGGAGGCGCTCAAGATCTGGCTAAAGGGCATGCCCTTGCATCGTCATCGACCGGCGGACCTGCGGGTCGCCACAACGATTGTCTCCCGTTTCGAACAGAAAGACACCTTGGCATGA